From Sparus aurata chromosome 9, fSpaAur1.1, whole genome shotgun sequence, a single genomic window includes:
- the LOC115587534 gene encoding olfactory receptor 11A1-like — protein sequence MENSTEVLSFVLRAYGYIGQLKYLYFSIMLLWYLSIYVTNAALITVIFLDKKLHEPMYILLCNLLANAICVSTAMYPLVMSQMFSDTHEVTLPWCLLQMFCLSTCAAIEFCSLAAMAYDRYVAICCPLHYNVMMNTTRVGTITVVIWMYSFVNSMFSFSFVVRLKFCGNVIDKLFCDHHLIVKLACSVSVFHKISDLFFSFSTIVTPFSLILVSYMKILVICLNTSKESQQKAVTTCTPQIVSLSGLFIGFIFYATDLTSNEALLSDRERSFLTLCLLIYQPMITPIMYGFNLPKIKQSLKRFLFDRK from the coding sequence ATGGAGAACTCAACTGaggttttgtcttttgtgctGAGAGCATATGGTTATATTGGACAGTTAAAATATCTGTATTTCAGCATAATGCTGTTATGGTACCTCTCAATATATGTCACCAATGCAGCTCTTATCACGGTCATATTTTTGGACAAGAAGTTACATGAGCCGATGTATATATTACTATGTAATTTGCTTGCAAATGCAATTTGTGTCAGCACAGCAATGTATcctcttgtgatgtcacagatgttTTCAGATACCCATGAAGTGACCCTGCCGTGGTGTCTCCTGCAGATGTTTTGTCTTTCCACATGTGCTGCTATTGAGTTTTGTAGTTTAGCAGCCATGGCCTATGACAGATATGTCGCTATCTGTTGTCCTTTACACTACAATGTCATGATGAACACAACACGAGTAGGTACGATCACTGTTGTTATATGGATGTATTCATTTGTTAATAGTatgttctcattttctttcGTCGTTCGTTTGAAATTTTGTGGAAATGTCATTGACAAATTGTTTTGTGACCACCACTTGATAGTTAAACTTGCATGTTCAGTTTCAGTATTCCACAAAATATCTGacctgtttttttccttttcaactATTGTTACGCCATTTAGTCTCATTTTAGTCTCATACATGAAGATTTTGGTAATTTGTCTGAATACCTCCAAAGAAAGCCAGCAAAAAGCTGTCACCACCTGCACACCTCAGATTGTCTCACTTTCAGGCTTGTTTATTGGCTTCATTTTTTACGCTACTGATTTAACTTCGAATGAGGCTCTTTTGTCAGATAGAGAACGAAGTTTCTTAACACTGTGTCTCCTCATTTACCAACCCATGATCACCCCCATTATGTATGGATTTAATCTACCAAAGATAAAACAATCATTGAAAAGATTTCTGTttgatagaaaataa
- the LOC115588488 gene encoding LOW QUALITY PROTEIN: olfactory receptor 11A1-like (The sequence of the model RefSeq protein was modified relative to this genomic sequence to represent the inferred CDS: substituted 1 base at 1 genomic stop codon), whose protein sequence is MENSTEVLYFVLAAYGNIGELKYLYFSIMLLWYLSICVNNAVVIMVIFLDKKLHXPMYILLCNLLANEIFATTLVYPLMMSQMFSDTHELTLPWCFLQMFCLTTSASIEFCSLAAMAYDRYVAICFPLHYNVIMNTRRVGTITVVVWMYSFVNSMFSFSLVVGLKFCGNVIDKVFCDRHLIIKLACSVSVLNKLSDLLYAFVTIVIPFSLILVSYMKILVVCLNTSEESRQKAVTTCTPQIVSVSGLFIGLIFHFSDSRFDAALVSDKVSSFLTVCLLIYQPMLTPIMYGLNLPKIKQSLKRFLFDRK, encoded by the coding sequence atggaaaacTCAACTgaggttttgtattttgtgctgGCAGCCTATGGTAATATTGGAGAGTTAAAATACCTGTATTTCAGCATAATGCTGTTATGGTACCTCTCCATATGTGTAAATAACGCAGTTGTTATCATGGTcatatttttggacaaaaagTTACATTAGCCAATGTATATATTACTATGTAATTTGCTTGCGAATGAAATTTTTGCCACCACCTTAGTGTATCCTCTTATGATGTCACAGATGTTTTCAGACACCCATGAATTGACCCTGCCGTGGTGTTTTCTGCAGATGTTTTGTCTTACCACATCTGCTTCTATTGAGTTTTGTAGTTTAGCAGCCATGGCCTATGACAGATATGTTGCTATCTGTTTTCCTTTACATTACAATGTCATAATGAATACAAGACGAGTAGGTACGATCACTGTTGTTGTATGGATGTATTCATTTGTTAATAGTATGTTTTCCTTTTCGTTAGTTGTTGGTTTGAAATTTTGTGGAAATGTCATTGACAAAGTCTTTTGTGACCGCCACTTGATAATTAAACTTGCATGTTCAGTTTCAGTACTCAACAAACTATCTGACCTGCTTTATGCTTTTGTGACTATTGTAATCCCATTTAGTCTCATTTTAGTCTCTTACATGAAAATTTTGGTTGTTTGTCTGAATACCTCTGAAGAAAGCAGGCAAAAAGCTGTCACCACCTGCACACCTCAGATTGTCTCAGTTTCAGGCTTGTTTATCGgcctcatttttcacttttctgATTCCAGGTTTGATGCGGCTCTTGTGTCTGATAAAGTAAGCAGTTTCTTGACAGTGTGTCTTCTCATTTACCAACCTATGCTCACCCCCATTATGTATGGATTAAACCTACCAAAGATAAAACAATCATTGAAAAGATTTCTGTTTGATAGAAAATAA
- the LOC115587695 gene encoding olfactory receptor 11A1-like, whose amino-acid sequence MENSTEVVSFVLAAYGNIGELKYLYFSIMLLWYLSICVNNAAVIMVIFLDKRLHEPMYILLCNLLANEIFATTVVYPLMMSQMFSDTHEVTLPWCFLQMCCLSTCASIEFCSLAAMAYDRYVAICCPLHYNVMMNTRRVGTITVVVWMYPFFNTMLSFSLIVHLKFCGNVIEKLFCDHHLVIIIKLACSVSVLNKLSDLLYAFMTIVIPFSLILVSYMKILVVCLNTSEESRQKAVTTCTPQIVSLSGLFIGLIFYSTDFSSDAGLMSDRERSFLILCLLIYQPMLTPIMYGFNLPKIKKSLKRFLFDRK is encoded by the coding sequence ATGGAGAACTCAACTGAGGTTGTGTCTTTTGTGCTGGCAGCCTATGGTAATATTGGAGAGTTAAAATACCTGTATTTCAGCATAATGTTGTTATGGTACCTCTCCATATGTGTCAATAATGCAGCAGTAATCATGGTcatatttttggacaaaagGTTGCATGAGCCGATGTATATATTACTATGTAATTTGCTTGCGAATGAAATTTTTGCCACCACAGTAGTGTATCCTCTTATGATGtcacaaatgttttcagataCCCATGAAGTGACCCTGCCTTGGTGTTTTCTGCAGATGTGTTGTCTCTCCACATGTGCTTCTATTGAGTTCTGTAGTTTAGCAGCCATGGCCTATGACAGATATGTCGCTATCTGTTGTCCTTTACACTACAATGTCATGATGAACACAAGACGAGTAGGTACGATCACTGTTGTTGTATGGATGTATCCATTTTTTAACACTATGTTGTCATTTTCTCTCATCGTTCATTTGAAATTTTGTGGAAATGTCATTGAAAAATTGTTTTGTGACCACCACttagtaataataatcaaaCTTGCATGTTCAGTTTCAGTACTTAACAAACTATCTGACCTGCTTTATGCCTTTATGACTATTGTTATCCCATTTAGTCTCATTTTAGTCTCTTACATGAAGATTTTGGTCGTTTGTCTAAACACCTCTGAAGAAAGCAGGCAAAAAGCTGTCACCACCTGCACACCTCAGATTGTCTCACTTTCAGGCTTGTTTATCGGCCTCATTTTTTACTCTACTGATTTCAGTTCGGATGCAGGTCTTATGTCAGATAGAGAGCGAAGTTTCCTTATACTGTGTCTTCTCATTTACCAACCCATGCTCACCCCAATTATGTATGGCTTTAACCTACCAAAGATAAAAAAATCATTGAAAAGATTTCTGTttgatagaaaataa
- the LOC115588627 gene encoding olfactory receptor 11A1-like, with the protein MENSTEVFSFVLAAYGNIGELKYLYFCMMLLWYLSICVNNAAVIMVIFMDKKLHEAMYILLCNLLVNEIFVTTVVYPLMMSQMFSETHEVTLPWCFLQMCCLSTCASIEFCSLAAMAYDRYVAICFPLHYNVMMDTRRVGTITIVVWMYSFVNSMFSFSLVVSLKFCGNVIDKVFCDRPLIVKLACSVSVLNKLSDLLYAFVTIVIPFSLILVPYMKILVVCLNTSEESRQKAVTTCTPQIVSVSGLFIGLIFHFSDSRFDAALVSDKVRSFLTVYLLIYQPMLTPIMYGLNLPKIKQSLKRFLFDRK; encoded by the coding sequence ATGGAGAACTCAACTGAGGTTTTCTCTTTTGTGCTGGCAGCCTATGGTAATATTGGAGAATTAAAATACCTGTATTTCTGCATGATGCTGTTATGGTACCTCTCAATATGCGTCAATAATGCAGCTGTTATCATGGTCATATTTATGGACAAAAAATTACATGAGGCGATGTATATATTACTATGTAATTTGCTTGTGAATGAAATTTTTGTCACCACAGTAGTGTATCCTCTTATGATGTCacagatgttttcagaaacCCATGAAGTGACCCTGCCGTGGTGTTTTCTGCAGATGTGTTGTCTCTCCACATGTGCTTCTATTGAGTTTTGTAGTTTAGCAGCCATGGCCTATGACAGATATGTTGCTATCTGTTTTCCTTTACACTACAATGTCATGATGGACACAAGGCGAGTAGGTACGATCACTATTGTCGTATGGATGTATTCATTTGTCAATAGTATGTTCTCATTTTCTTTAGTTGTTAGTTTGAAATTTTGTGGAAATGTCATTGACAAAGTCTTTTGTGACCGCCCCTTGATAGTTAAACTTGCATGTTCAGTTTCAGTACTCAACAAACTATCTGACCTGCTTTATGCCTTCGTCACTATTGTTATCCCATTTAGTCTCATTTTAGTCCCTTATATGAAGATTTTAGTTGTTTGTCTGAACACCTCTGAAGAAAGCAGGCAAAAAGCTGTCACCACCTGCACACCTCAGATTGTGTCAGTTTCAGGCTTGTTTATTGgcctcatttttcacttttctgATTCAAGGTTTGATGCGGCTCTTGTGTCAGATAAAGTACGCAGTTTCTTGACAGTGTATCTCCTCATTTACCAACCTATGCTCACCCCCATTATGTATGGATTAAACCTACCAAAGATAAAACAATCATTGAAAAGATTTCTGTttgatagaaaataa
- the LOC115588793 gene encoding olfactory receptor 11A1-like, translated as MENSTEVLSFVLAAYGNIGELRYLYFSIMLLWYLSICVTNASLIMVIFLDKKLHEPMYILLCNLFANEIGASTALYPLVMSQMFSDTHEVTLPWCFLQMCCITTCASIEFCSLAAMAYDRYVAICCPLHYNIMMNTRRVGTITVLVWIYSFVNSMFSFSFVIQLKFCGNVIDKVFCDQHLIIKLACSVSVFNKISDLLYAFVTIVIPFSLILVSYMKILVVCLNTSEESRQKAVTTCTPQIISISGLFIGLIFHFSDSRFDAALVSDKVRIFLTLCFLIYQPMLTPIVYGLNLPKIKQSLKRFLFDRK; from the coding sequence atggaAAACTCAACTGaggttttgtcttttgtgctGGCAGCCTATGGTAATATTGGAGAGTTAAGATACCTGTATTTCAGCATAATGCTGTTATGGTACCTCTCCATATGTGTCACCAATGCATCTCTTATCATGGTCATATTTTTGGACAAGAAGTTACATGAGCCAATGTATATATTACTATGTAATTTGTTTGCAAATGAAATTGGTGCCAGCACAGCACTGTATcctcttgtgatgtcacagatgttTTCAGATACCCATGAAGTGACCCTGCCGTGGTGTTTCCTGCAAATGTGTTGTATTACAACATGTGCTTCTATTGAGTTTTGTAGTTTAGCAGCCATGGCCTATGACAGATATGTCGCTATCTGTTGTCCTTTACACTACAATATCATGATGAACACAAGACGAGTAGGTACGATCACTGTTCTTGTATGGATATATTCATTTGTTAATAGTatgttctcattttctttcGTAATTCAATTGAAATTTTGTGGAAATGTCATTGACAAAGTGTTTTGTGACCAGCACTTAATAATTAAACTTGCATGTTCAGTTTCAGTATTCAACAAAATATCTGACCTGCTTTATGCCTTTGTGACAATTGTTATCCCATTTAGTCTCATTTTAGTCTCGTACATGAAGATTTTGGTCGTTTGTCTGAACACCTCTGAAGAAAGCAGGCAAAAAGCTGTCACCACCTGCACACCTCAGATTATTTCCATTTCAGGCTTGTTTATTGGCCTTATTTTCCACTTTTCCGATTCAAGGTTTGATGCGGCTCTTGTGTCTGATAAAGTACGCATTTTCTTGAcactttgttttctcatttACCAACCCATGCTCACCCCCATTGTGTATGGATTAAATCTACCAAAGATAAAACAATCATTGAAAAGATTTCTGTttgatagaaaataa
- the LOC115587513 gene encoding olfactory receptor 11A1-like, whose translation MENSTEVLSFVLSAYGNIGEIKYLYFSMILLWYLSICVNNAAVIMVIFMDKKLHEPMYILLCNLLANEIFATTLVYPLMMSQMFLDTHEVTLPWCFLQMCCLSTSASIEFCSLAAMAYDRYVAICCPLHYNIIMNTRRVGTITVLVWMYPFINTMFSFSLIVHLKFCGNVIDKLFCDHHLVIIIKLACSVSALNKLSDLLYAFVTIVVPFSLILVSYMKILAVCLNTSEESRQKAVTTCTPQIVSLSGLFIGLIFYSTDFSSDADLMSDRVRSFFTLSLLIYQPMLTPIMYGFNLPKIKQSLKRFLFDRK comes from the coding sequence ATGGAGAACTCAACTgaggttttgtcttttgttctttCAGCCTATGGTAATATTGGAGAAATAAAATACCTGTATTTCAGCATGATACTGTTATGGTACCTCTCCATATGTGTCAATAATGCAGCTGTTATCATGGTCATATTTATGGACAAAAAGTTACATGAGCCGATGTATATATTACTATGTAATTTGCTTGCAAATGAAATTTTTGCCACCACCTTAGTGTATCCTCTTATGATGTCACAGATGTTTTTAGATACCCATGAAGTGACCCTGCCGTGGTGTTTTCTACAGATGTGTTGTCTCTCCACATCTGCTTCTATTGAGTTTTGTAGTTTAGCAGCCATGGCCTATGACAGATATGTCGCTATCTGTTGTCCTTTACACTACAATATCATAATGAACACAAGGCGAGTAGGTACGATCACTGTTCTTGTATGGATGTATCCATTTATTAACACTATGttctcattttctctcattGTTCATTTGAAATTTTGTGGAAATGTCATTGACAAATTGTTTTGTGACCACCACttagtaataataatcaaaCTTGCATGTTCAGTTTCAGCACTCAACAAACTATCTGACCTGCTTTATGCCTTTGTGACTATTGTTGTCCCATTTAGTCTTATTTTAGTCTCTTATATGAAGATTTTGGCCGTTTGTCTGAACACCTCTGAAGAAAGCAGGCAAAAAGCTGTCACCACCTGCACACCTCAGATTGTCTCACTTTCAGGCTTGTTCATCGGCCTCATTTTTTACTCTACTGATTTCAGTTCGGATGCAGATCTTATGTCAGATAGAGTGCGAAGTTTCTTTACACTGTCTCTCCTCATTTACCAACCCATGCTCACCCCTATTATGTATGGATTTAATCTACCAAAGATAAAACAATCATTGAAAAGATTTCTGTttgatagaaaataa